A window of Glycine soja cultivar W05 chromosome 2, ASM419377v2, whole genome shotgun sequence genomic DNA:
atatatatatatatatatatatataattaaataaaataaaattacataaaattaaatatgagcgATATGCATAAAAGatctaaattgaaaatcaagatttatatattcatcATCATCTCAAAAGAACTTTTTCTTATGATAATGAGTCACAAAAAATACTAAGAGACCTCATTATACAATTTGTACGctttgtttttttacaaaaaaatattataaagcaAGATGATAAATTAGCAACTTCAAGTCTTCAAGAATTCCACAATCTAGCAATCATCATTGAAAAAGACACCCTCTAACTCTGGTTCATCTAAAGACAAACTAGCAATTTCAAGAATACCACAATCATAAGTGACCCAAAATCATCTCCAGCTACATCCCACATTTTAGTTTCCTCTTGATGATATTGCGGAGTATTCCTTGAGAGAAGTCGTAGGTTGCTATGAACAAATACTAAATCTTCAGCTCTATGTGGTGCcatcttgtttctctttaaagaatggataaatgaatatgtaCTCCAATTCCTTTCACAACAAGAAGATGAACAAGGTTGCGCAAGTAGCTTAAGGGCAATCTTTTAAAGTATTGGAGCATTAATGCCATGAACTAGCCACCAAGCTTTTTGATCCATTTGACCTCTATCAtttaaagaatcaagatcatCAAAACCTTCTCTTCCATCCGAGAAGTTGGCAAACTCAATATTCACTTTCCTCcttacatccacatcaagaaagaaCCTCTTGAAGGATTTTAATCTTTCACGAGTGAGTTCCATGTCTTGATGTGGAGGAACTCGATTAAAATCTTCACTTAACCATTCATGACTATAATATctacaattaaaaagaaatatatacatgattaaaatttatgtaattctaaaaaaaatgtaagtaaaAAAGTATAGAGTCAATTACCTAGGATTTAAAGAATGAGCTAAACAATGGAGAGGAGTGCTACTCTTAGTCCAACAGTCAATTAATATGGAGTGCACTACCTCATAAAAGGTTGATCCTTCACTCTCCTCCTTTCTCTCATATTGATATATGGCATTCTTCACCTTTTCAATCATTGAATCCCACATCTCATATACTGGATGGAGAGATGAAGCTTCTGTATCCGTTCTTCTAAGAACATCATAGATAGGGCtagtgaaagaaagaatataatCAACCTTATCCCACCATTTATCATCCAACAAAGTATCTTTCACAAATTTAGCCTTTGCAACATCATCTTCCTTATAAGAAGACCATTGGTCATTAATGACCATCTCTTGGAGTCCTTTCTTCAATTGCTTGAATCTCTTGAGCATTACAATAGTGGAGGAAAATCTTGTTGAAGCAATGGATAGAAATTTCAATGaattgaatgaattgaaaattgataGTCTCATAGAGTGACTCATGACAAAGTTTTTCACAAACATTGCATCATTTGCAATTTGGGTGATCCAAGAACATTCTTCATaagcaacattatttttttctgtattCTTGGCTGcacatatgttcttcaaagcaaGATTTAATGTATGGACAACACATGGAGTCCAATAGATGGACGAAAACTTAGCCTCAATTATTAAACCCGCTGCTTTACAAACGACTGCATTGTCCATCACTATTTGCACAACATTTGAG
This region includes:
- the LOC114373677 gene encoding uncharacterized protein LOC114373677 — its product is MSAFSPSQAKEQDDDTQHLWTYVTKIKSVAGGGNYEIKCNICDFTFNGSYTRVRAHLLKMTRKGVRVCQKVKVVKLIDLKKIDNEATLRVERSKIKYVSLPPVSTQHQMDTNTLGVDPKNRKTSYVENAFNLQARETLDHEIARMFYSSGLAFHLARNPHYRKAFAYAANNQISGYQPSGYNKLRTTLLQNERRHVENLLQPIKNAWSQKGVSIVSDGWSDPQRRSLINFMVVTESRPMFLKAIDCSNEIKDKDFIAKHIREVIMEVGHSNVVQIVMDNAVVCKAAGLIIEAKFSSIYWTPCVVHTLNLALKNICAAKNTEKNNVAYEECSWITQIANDAMFVKNFVMSHSMRLSIFNSFNSLKFLSIASTRFSSTIVMLKRFKQLKKGLQEMVINDQWSSYKEDDVAKAKFVKDTLLDDKWWDKVDYILSFTSPIYDVLRRTDTEASSLHPVYEMWDSMIEKVKNAIYQYERKEESEGSTFYEVVHSILIDCWTKSSTPLHCLAHSLNPRYYSHEWLSEDFNRVPPHQDMELTRERLKSFKRFFLDVDVRRKVNIEFANFSDGREGFDDLDSLNDRGQMDQKAWWLVHGINAPIL